A stretch of Balaenoptera ricei isolate mBalRic1 chromosome 9, mBalRic1.hap2, whole genome shotgun sequence DNA encodes these proteins:
- the LOC132371290 gene encoding LOW QUALITY PROTEIN: liprin-alpha-2-like (The sequence of the model RefSeq protein was modified relative to this genomic sequence to represent the inferred CDS: inserted 3 bases in 3 codons; substituted 2 bases at 2 genomic stop codons): MTVVKREAPSPSGVSSEVEVLRVLQSLFEHLKALDXKVREQLRVSLERVSALEEELAAVNQETVALHEQNVHIQRKMPSSEGSTESEHLEGMEPGQKVHEKRLSNGSIDSTDETSPIVELQELLEKQNYEMAKMKEHLAGLSSRVGEVEXEAETARKDLIKTEEMNTKYQRDIREVMAQKEDMEERIATLEKRHLSAQRESTSIHDMNDKLENELANKEAILWQMEEKNRQLRERLELAEQKLQQTMGKADSLPEVEAELAQRIAALTKAEERHGNIEERMRHLEGQIEEKNQELQRARQREKMNEEYNKRLSDTVDRLLTESNERLQLHLKEXMAALEERNVLIQESETFRKNLEESLHDKERLAEETEKLRYELDQMKMRTDSLIEPTMSRTHLDTSAELRYSVGSLVDSQSDYRATKVIRRPRRGHMGVRRDEPKVKSLGDHEWNRTQQIGVLSSHPFESDTEISDIDDDERETIFSSMDLHSPSGHSDAQTLAMMLQGQLDAVNKEIRLIQEEKXNIELHAEETEKRLASVSLEGLNLAMVLPGTSITASVTASSLNSSSPPSGHSTPKLTPRSPARKMDRMGVMTLPSDLRKPRRKIAVVEVDGREDKSTVKCETSPPPPPRANRMTHTLPSSYRNDARSSLTASLKPESLGLGSANSSQDSLRKAPKKKGIKSSIRRLFGKKEKPRLGQRRGFMETEAAAQESPGLGKLGIQTEDRRLKKKHELLEEAWRKGLPFAQWDGPTVVAWLELWLGMLAWYMAACRANMKSGAIMSALSDTEIQREIGISNPLHRLKLQLAIQEMVSLTSPSAPLTSETVSPSMFLLHXKMFFLKTNKKITLNF; the protein is encoded by the exons ATGACAGTGGTGAAGCGAGAAGCCCCGTCCCCCTCTGGAGTGTCCAGCGAAGTTGAGGTTCTCAGGGTGCTGCAATCTTTATTTGAGCACCTCAAGGCCTTGG GAAAGGTAAGGGAGCAACTGAGGGTTTCTTTAGAAAGAGTCTCTGCACTGGAAGAAGAACTAGCTGCTGTTAATCAGGAGACTGTTGCCTTGCATGAACAAAATGTtcatatacaaagaaaaatgccATCAAGTGAGGGATCCACAGAATCAGAACATCTTGAAGGGATGGAACCTGGCCAGAAAGTCCATGAAAAGCGTTTGTCCAATGGCTCTATAGACTCAACTGATGAAACAAGTCCAATAGTTGAACTACAAGAATTgcttgaaaaacaaaactatgaaatGGCCAAAATGAAAGAACATTTAGCAGGCCTTTCTTCTCGAGTGGGAGAGGTGG CGGAAGCAGAGACAGCAAGAAAGGATCTcattaaaacagaagaaatgaacaCTAAGTATCAAAGGGACATTAGGGAGGTCATGGCACAGAAGGAAGATATGGAAGAAAGAATCGCCACCCTTGAGAAGCGTCACCTCAGTGCTCAGAGAGAATCTACCTCCATACATGACATGAATGACAAACTAGAAAATGAGTTAGCAAATAAAGAGGCCATCCTATGGCAGATGGAAGAGAAGAACAGACAGTTACGAGAGCGTCTTGAGCTGGCTGAGCAAAAGTTACAGCAAACTATGGGAAAAGCTGACAGCTTACCTGAAGTAGAGGCTGAACTGGCTCAGAGAATTGCAGCCCTGACAAAGGCTGAAGAAAGACATGGAAACATTGAAGAACGTATGAGGCATCTAGAAGGTCaaattgaagagaaaaatcaagaacTTCAAAGAGCTaggcaaagagagaaaatgaacgaGGAGTACAACAAAAGATTATCCGATACTGTGGATAGACTTCTGACTGAATCCAATGAACGCTTACAGCTACACTTAAAGGAATGAATGGCTGCTCTAGAAGAGAGGAATGTTTTAATTCAAGAATCAGAAACTTTCAGAAAGAATCTGGAAGAATCTTTACATGATAAGGAAAGATTAGCAGAAGAAACTGAAAAGCTGAGATATGAACTTGACCAGATGAAAATGAGAACTGACTCTTTAATTGAACCCACAATGTCAAGAACTCATCTAGACACCTCAGCTGAGCTGCGGTACTCTGTTGGATCCCTAGTGGACAGCCAGTCTGATTACAGAGCAACTAAAGTAATAAGAAGACCAAGGAGAGGTCACATGGGTGTGCGGAGAGATGAGCCAAAGGTGAAATCTCTTGGGGATCATGAATGGAATAGAACACAACAAATTGGAGTGCTAAGCAGTCACCCTTTTGAAAGTGACACAGAAATATCTGACATTGATGATGATGAAAGAGAAACGATTTTTAGCTCAATGGATCTTCACTCTCCAAGTGGTCATTCTGATGCCCAGACTCTAGCCATGATGCTTCAGGGACAACTGGATGCTGTCAACAAAGAAATCAGACTAattcaggaagaaa acaatataGAGCTACAtgctgaagaaactgagaaaagaCTGGCTAGTGTGAGTCTGGAAGGCCTGAATTTAGCGATGGTCCTTCCAGGTACCTCCATCACTGCCTCGGTTACAGCTTCTTCACTGAACAGTTCATCTCCCCCCAGTGGACACTCAACACCAAAGCTCACCCCTCGAAGTCCTGCCAGGAAAATGGATCGGATGGGAGTCATGACACTGCCAAGTGATCTAAGGAAACCTCGGAGAAAGATTGCAGTGGTAGAAGTAGATGGTCGGGAGGATAAATCAACAGTTAAATGTGaaacttctcctccccctccccctagaGCCAACAGGATGACTCACACCCTCCCTTCTTCCTACCGCAATGATGCCCGAAGTAGTTTAACTGCCTCCCTCAAGCCTGAAAGCCTTGGGCTTGGCAGTGCCAACAGCAGCCAAGACTCTCTTCGCAAAGCCCCCAAGAAGAAAGGAATCAAGTCTTCAATAAGACGTTTGtttggtaaaaaagaaaaacctcgaCTTGGGCAGCGCCGAGGCTTTATGGAGACTGAAGCTGCAGCTCAGGAGTCCCCGGGGTTAGGCAAACTTGGAATTCAAACTGAGGATAGAAGACTGAAGAAAAAGCATGAACTTCTAGAAGAAGCTTGGAGAAAGGGATTACCTTTTGCCCAGTGGGATGGGCCCACTGTAGTCGCGTGGTTAGAGCTCTGGTTGGGAATGCTTGCTTGGTACATGGCAGCCTGCAGAGCCAATATGAAGAGCGGTGCCATCATGTCTGCTTTATCAGACACTGAGATCCAGAGAGAAATTGGAATCAGCAATCCTCTGCATCGCTTAAAGCTCCAATTAGCAATCCAGGAGATGGTTTCCCTAACCAGTCCTTCAGCTCCTCTGACATCCGAAACCGTGAGTCCATCT ATGTTTTTACTACATTAAAAGATGTttttcctaaaaacaaacaaaaaaataacattgaATTTCTAA